From the Corythoichthys intestinalis isolate RoL2023-P3 chromosome 13, ASM3026506v1, whole genome shotgun sequence genome, one window contains:
- the LOC130928655 gene encoding uncharacterized protein F54H12.2-like, with protein sequence MALAHHRSHECTLAELDLFAPPLTQLSIEGSQYVEMLPISALTEDGPIEFFVPGDGSKYLDLADTLLQLQLQVTNADGSRLPAAEKVGLINYPLNTIFSQVDVTLADRLISQSSSTHPYRSMIEALLNFSDASLKSQFTAGMFFKDKSGQMDTTDLTGDAVNEGLVNRAQRVAGSRSFYVIGPLHADIFFCERLLLNNVDLRVKLIKANNDFCFISPANSDHKLKILSASLFVKRVAVSPAVSLGHEAALRKENALYPLSRINVKTYSIPQQSRTCQQDNLFLGPMPRYVVVGLVAHTAFTGRRESNPFNFANYNMEYLALTQEGRQIPSKPFQPQFSERNAAREFYNLFTSTGRHLKDLPLCIDHEDFMDGYALYVFNLSANDDTSALSTVSNGSVRLEMRFKAPLPHTVTLIVYACYDSILEIDSKRQVLVDYY encoded by the coding sequence ATGGCGCTCGCACACCACCGTTCACATGAATGCACTCTGGCCGAATTGGATTTGTTTGCCCCACCCCTTACGCAATTATCGATCGAAGGGAGTCAATATGTGGAGATGCTCCCGATCTCGGCCCTTACCGAAGACGGCCCCATCGAGTTTTTTGTTCCTGGCGATGGTTCTAAATATCTGGACCTCGCGGACACCCTGCTTCAGCTCCAATTACAGGTGACAAACGCCGATGGATCCCGTTTACCTGCGGCGGAGAAGGTGGGGCTTATCAATTACCCACTTAACACCATATTCTCCCAAGTTGATGTTACTTTGGCAGACAGATTGATATCTCAGTCCAGTTCGACACACCCTTATCGATCCATGATAGAAGCTTTATTAAACTTTTCGGACGCTTCTTTGAAGAGCCAGTTCACAGCCGGTATGTTTTTCAAAGATAAAAGTGGACAAATGGACACCACTGACCTTACTGGCGACGCTGTGAATGAGGGTTTGGTGAACCGAGCGCAGAGGGTTGCTGGCTCCAGATCATTTTATGTCATAGGCCCTCTACATGCCgacatatttttttgtgaacgACTCCTGTTAAACAATGTGGACTTACGCGTCAAACTCATCAAGGCCAACAATGATTTCTGCTTCATTTCACCGGCTAACAGCGatcataagttaaaaatattgaGCGCTTCTTTATTTGTCAAAAGGGTCGCTGTGTCTCCAGCTGTTTCTCTGGGACACGAGGCTGCACTCCGCAAAGAGAACGCTTTGTACCCCCTGTCACGTATTAACGTAAAAACGTACTCTATCCCTCAACAATCTCGAACGTGTCAGCAAGATAACCTTTTCCTCGGACCAATGCCTCGTTATGTCGTAGTTGGCCTAGTTGCACACACGGCGTTCACGGGTCGTCGAGAAAGTAACCCTTTCAACTTTGCTAATTATAACATGGAGTATTTAGCTCTGACGCAGGAAGGAAGACAAATCCCCTCGAAACCTTTTCAACCACAATTTTCCGAAAGGAATGCCGCTCGCGAGTTTTATAATTTGTTTACGTCTACAGGCAGACATTTGAAGGATCTGCCTCTCTGTATTGATCACGAGGATTTCATGGACGGCTATGCTCTATATGTGTTCAATTTGAGCGCTAACGACGACACATCTGCATTATCGACTGTGTCTAACGGTAGTGTCAGATTGGAGATGAGATTCAAAGCTCCACTGCCTCACACAGTCACACTTATTGTCTACGCATGCTATGACTCTATTCTGGAAATAGACTCAAAACGGCAAGTACTGGTGGACTATTACTGA